A DNA window from Actinomadura coerulea contains the following coding sequences:
- a CDS encoding chaplin — MRTWAKGTSRAMLTAGFVALGVSAIPVNAFADVTAGNGGVLSGNQVNAPISAPVDVSGNAASLVGGSQATSRGGAKVEQGGSGGGQRTSGKRGVASGNQVNAPISLPVNACGNAVAVVGGSQAGCEGGAKVKGSGKGGQTTDGTDGVLAGNQVKAPISAPVNACGNGVAVVGGALAGCEGGSKVKSGGNTGAKQQTSGVRGVGSGNQADVPISVPVDACGNAVGNAVAACDGGASVRNGGHRTGGQTTTGARGILSGNQGNAPISIPVTACGNAAALVGEAGALCEGGAHVRSGSGGDQKTSGARGILSGNQGNAPVSVPAEVCGNAAAVVGRAAAKCDGQTLVKGSHGSGGKTSGEQGTGSGNQANAPVQAPAEVCGNAAAAVGPASAACDEPGNGGYEPYSRTTGTAPRPGSKIDPPAVGGLDGAPVLKSGAGLVDGLPAQGVPAGRNQRTALGGDGAPAAVSLLDAPALPGGVDLPKADGRGAAGGAPVANALPEPGSPQGLGTAASNLGAGLPKVGVLPNVTGVSRVLPAAKVLPQAPGLAGKSAPVRVGAERVRPAEGAPGAVSLPAKPVLPVGVHGVATAQIADAPGGIGRISPVASTQTITPGTGTGATLLAAVAGVLAAAAGALVLGRRIRVGRR; from the coding sequence ATGCGAACGTGGGCAAAGGGCACCTCCCGTGCCATGCTGACCGCCGGATTCGTCGCCCTCGGCGTCAGCGCCATCCCCGTGAACGCCTTCGCCGACGTCACCGCCGGCAACGGCGGCGTCCTCAGCGGCAACCAGGTGAACGCGCCGATCTCCGCGCCCGTCGACGTCAGCGGCAACGCCGCCTCGCTGGTGGGCGGCAGCCAGGCGACGTCCCGCGGCGGCGCCAAGGTCGAGCAGGGCGGCAGCGGCGGCGGCCAGCGGACGTCCGGCAAGCGCGGCGTCGCGTCCGGCAACCAGGTCAACGCACCGATCTCCCTGCCGGTGAACGCCTGCGGCAACGCCGTCGCCGTCGTCGGCGGATCGCAGGCGGGCTGCGAGGGCGGCGCCAAGGTCAAGGGCAGCGGCAAGGGCGGCCAGACCACCGACGGGACGGACGGCGTCCTCGCGGGCAACCAGGTCAAGGCCCCGATCTCCGCGCCCGTCAACGCGTGCGGCAACGGCGTCGCCGTCGTCGGCGGGGCGCTCGCGGGCTGCGAGGGCGGCTCGAAGGTCAAGAGCGGCGGGAACACCGGGGCGAAGCAGCAGACGTCCGGCGTCCGCGGCGTCGGCAGCGGCAACCAGGCCGACGTTCCGATCAGCGTGCCCGTGGACGCCTGCGGCAACGCGGTCGGCAACGCGGTGGCGGCGTGCGACGGCGGCGCCTCCGTCCGCAACGGCGGCCACCGGACGGGCGGGCAGACCACCACCGGGGCGCGCGGGATCCTCTCCGGAAACCAGGGCAACGCCCCGATCAGCATCCCGGTGACGGCCTGCGGCAACGCCGCGGCGCTCGTCGGGGAGGCCGGCGCGCTCTGCGAGGGCGGCGCGCACGTGCGCAGCGGCTCCGGAGGCGACCAGAAGACCTCCGGGGCGCGCGGGATCCTGTCCGGAAACCAGGGCAACGCCCCGGTCTCCGTTCCCGCCGAGGTCTGCGGCAACGCGGCGGCCGTCGTCGGCCGTGCGGCGGCGAAGTGCGACGGCCAGACCCTCGTCAAGGGCTCGCACGGCTCCGGCGGGAAGACGTCCGGCGAGCAGGGCACCGGCTCGGGGAACCAGGCGAACGCGCCGGTCCAGGCCCCCGCGGAGGTGTGCGGCAACGCCGCCGCCGCGGTCGGGCCGGCCTCCGCGGCGTGCGACGAGCCCGGCAACGGCGGGTACGAGCCCTACTCCCGGACGACCGGCACCGCGCCCCGTCCCGGCTCGAAGATCGACCCGCCCGCGGTCGGCGGCCTCGACGGCGCTCCCGTCCTGAAGAGCGGGGCCGGCCTGGTCGACGGCCTGCCGGCGCAGGGCGTGCCCGCGGGGCGCAACCAGCGCACCGCGCTCGGCGGTGACGGCGCTCCGGCGGCCGTCTCGCTGCTGGACGCCCCGGCCCTGCCGGGCGGCGTCGACCTTCCGAAGGCGGACGGCCGCGGCGCGGCGGGCGGTGCGCCGGTCGCGAACGCTCTTCCCGAGCCGGGGAGCCCGCAGGGGCTCGGCACCGCCGCCTCGAACCTCGGCGCGGGCCTGCCCAAGGTGGGCGTCCTTCCGAACGTGACCGGTGTGTCGCGGGTGCTTCCCGCGGCGAAGGTGCTCCCCCAGGCCCCGGGCCTGGCCGGGAAGAGCGCGCCGGTGCGCGTCGGCGCCGAGCGCGTCCGGCCGGCCGAGGGGGCGCCGGGCGCGGTCTCGCTGCCCGCGAAGCCGGTCCTCCCGGTCGGCGTGCACGGCGTGGCGACCGCCCAGATCGCGGACGCGCCGGGCGGGATCGGCCGGATCAGCCCGGTCGCGTCCACGCAGACGATCACGCCGGGTACCGGGACGGGCGCGACGCTGCTGGCGGCGGTCGCGGGGGTGCTGGCCGCCGCGGCCGGGGCCCTGGTGCTGGGCCGGCGGATCCGGGTGGGCCGCCGCTAG
- a CDS encoding DUF5703 family protein, with amino-acid sequence MAEYTYLVLSLPRGTTRDTARRIMTEHAEHGGWELDRLRLYPDGRRRIQLRRKVIRAVRTF; translated from the coding sequence ATGGCGGAGTACACCTACCTCGTCCTGTCACTGCCGCGCGGCACCACCCGTGACACCGCCCGGCGGATCATGACCGAGCACGCGGAGCACGGCGGCTGGGAACTCGATCGCTTGCGCCTCTACCCGGACGGCCGCCGTCGTATTCAACTGCGCCGCAAGGTCATCCGCGCCGTCCGTACTTTCTGA
- a CDS encoding DNA polymerase III subunit delta', giving the protein MSVWDDLVGQEPVIAQLSSAAGGAGGLAHAWLFTGPPGSGRVTAARAFAAALQCTETPRGCGHCASCHQVLQGTHADVEVVRPQGLSFGIRDARALVLRASSSPSGSGRQIVLFEDADRATEGAANALLKAIEEPPPRTVWLLCTPSPEDLLVTIRSRCRLVTLQTPPIPAIADFLVQRDGVERETAEVVARAAQGHISRARRLASDPRMRRVREQVVAVPRRLTGVSAAVAAAETLVGAAKAERDAQTAELNDAETSALRKALGESEKGRMPRGTAGALKELEDRQKSRATRILRDALDRTLLDLASYYRDVLTLQLGAGSELVNIELGPELRSAAADGRPEDTLRRLDAIMDCRERLAANVNPQLAFEALTLALRQG; this is encoded by the coding sequence ATGAGCGTGTGGGACGACCTGGTGGGGCAGGAGCCCGTCATCGCGCAGCTGTCCTCGGCGGCCGGGGGGGCGGGCGGGCTCGCGCACGCGTGGCTGTTCACCGGGCCGCCCGGGTCCGGGCGCGTGACGGCCGCGCGGGCGTTCGCCGCCGCGCTGCAGTGCACGGAGACGCCGCGCGGGTGCGGGCACTGCGCGTCCTGCCACCAGGTGCTCCAGGGGACGCACGCGGACGTCGAGGTCGTCCGGCCGCAGGGGCTGTCGTTCGGCATCAGGGACGCCCGCGCGCTGGTGCTGCGGGCCTCGTCCTCGCCGAGCGGGAGCGGTCGCCAGATCGTGCTGTTCGAGGACGCCGACCGGGCCACCGAGGGCGCCGCGAACGCGCTGCTGAAGGCGATCGAGGAGCCGCCGCCGCGGACGGTGTGGCTGCTGTGCACGCCGTCGCCGGAGGACCTGCTCGTCACGATCAGGTCGCGCTGCCGGCTGGTGACCCTGCAGACGCCCCCGATCCCGGCGATCGCCGACTTCCTCGTCCAGCGCGACGGCGTCGAGCGCGAGACCGCCGAGGTGGTGGCGCGGGCGGCGCAGGGGCACATCAGCCGGGCGCGCCGGCTCGCCTCGGATCCGCGGATGCGGCGGGTGCGCGAGCAGGTGGTGGCGGTGCCGCGCCGGCTGACCGGGGTGAGCGCGGCGGTCGCGGCGGCGGAGACGCTGGTCGGCGCGGCGAAGGCGGAGCGGGACGCGCAGACGGCCGAGCTGAACGACGCGGAGACCTCCGCCCTGCGCAAGGCGCTCGGCGAGAGCGAGAAGGGGCGGATGCCGCGCGGGACGGCCGGCGCCCTCAAGGAGCTGGAGGACCGGCAGAAGTCGCGGGCGACGCGGATCCTGCGCGACGCCCTGGACCGTACGCTGCTCGACCTCGCGTCCTACTACCGCGACGTGCTGACGCTCCAGCTGGGGGCGGGGAGCGAACTGGTCAACATCGAGCTCGGCCCCGAGCTCCGGTCCGCCGCGGCGGACGGACGCCCGGAGGACACCCTCCGGCGCCTCGATGCGATCATGGACTGCAGGGAGCGGTTGGCGGCCAACGTCAATCCGCAGCTGGCGTTCGAGGCGCTGACCTTGGCGTTGCGTCAAGGGTGA
- the topA gene encoding type I DNA topoisomerase, with the protein MPAKNGTASSGRGNGAGTRLVIVESPAKAKTIAGYLGRGYIVESSIGHIRDLPGSASEVPAKYKGEPWAKLGVNVEHEFEPLYVVNSDKRQQVQKLKKLLAEADELFLATDEDREGEAIAWHLQDVLKPKVPVHRMVFNEITKDAIQRAAANPRQLNMRLVDAQETRRILDRLYGYEVSPVLWKKVMPKLSAGRVQSVATRLVVERERERIAFVPAHYWDIAAQLDTGGDEEPTAFKAGLVSVDGRRVAQGRDFGSDGALKTRDALHLDEAAATALAERLRGRPYEVKSVERKPYTRRPYPPFRTTTLQQEASRKLSYSAKYTMSVAQKLYENGFITYMRTDSITLSETAITAARRQAASLFGAEYVPDKPRVYTSKVKNAQEAHEAIRPAGETFRTPAETGLSGDQFRLYELIWKRTIASQMKDAVGQSVSIRVTGTSTRNERAEFGATGKTITFHGFLKAYVESADDPSTDRDDQERRLPNLAEGDPLTATAVDAEGHSTRPPARYTEASLVKELEEREIGRPSTYASIIGTILAREYVFKKGTALVPSFLAFAVVNLLEQHFGNLVDYDFTAHMEDGLDEIARGEAERVRWLTRFYFGDSGEEGLKELVGDIGDIDAKGISSFPIKGTDIMVRVGRYGPYLDRDGERVNIPEDIAPDELTAEKAEELFAQPSGDRELGADPETGHTIVAKSGRFGPYVTEILPEPAPPADGKKRTKKADTPKPRTSSLFKSMSLDTITLDDALKLLSLPRTLGELDGEPVTAQNGRFGPYIKRGSDSRSLGSEDELFTVTLERAKELLAQPKQRGRRAAAAAPLRELGKDPASGEPVVVKEGRFGPYVTDGETNASLRKGDEVESITIQRAAELLAERREKVAAGGGKKKAAPRRRTSAKSGS; encoded by the coding sequence GTGCCAGCCAAGAACGGCACCGCGAGCAGTGGCCGGGGCAACGGGGCGGGAACGCGCCTGGTGATCGTCGAGTCGCCCGCGAAGGCGAAGACGATCGCCGGTTACCTGGGCCGCGGATACATCGTGGAGTCCAGTATCGGCCATATCCGGGACCTGCCCGGAAGCGCCTCGGAGGTGCCGGCCAAGTACAAGGGCGAGCCGTGGGCGAAGCTCGGCGTGAACGTCGAGCACGAGTTCGAGCCGCTGTACGTGGTCAACTCCGACAAGCGCCAGCAGGTGCAGAAGCTCAAGAAGCTGCTGGCCGAGGCCGACGAGCTCTTCCTCGCGACGGACGAGGACCGGGAGGGCGAGGCGATCGCCTGGCACCTCCAGGACGTCCTCAAGCCGAAGGTCCCCGTGCACCGGATGGTCTTCAACGAGATCACCAAGGACGCGATCCAGCGCGCCGCCGCGAACCCGCGCCAGCTGAACATGCGCCTGGTGGACGCGCAGGAGACGCGCCGCATCCTGGACCGCCTCTACGGGTACGAGGTCAGCCCCGTCCTGTGGAAGAAGGTCATGCCGAAGCTGTCGGCGGGCCGCGTGCAGTCGGTGGCGACGCGGCTGGTCGTCGAGCGGGAGCGGGAGCGGATCGCCTTCGTCCCCGCCCACTACTGGGACATCGCGGCCCAGCTCGACACCGGCGGCGACGAGGAGCCGACGGCGTTCAAGGCCGGGCTCGTCTCGGTCGACGGCAGGCGCGTCGCGCAGGGCCGCGACTTCGGCTCCGACGGCGCCCTGAAGACGCGGGACGCCCTGCACCTGGACGAGGCCGCGGCGACGGCCCTGGCCGAGCGCCTCCGCGGCCGCCCGTACGAGGTGAAGTCGGTCGAGCGCAAGCCGTACACGCGCCGCCCGTACCCCCCGTTCCGGACGACGACCCTCCAGCAGGAGGCCAGCCGCAAGCTGAGCTACTCGGCGAAGTACACGATGTCGGTCGCGCAGAAGCTGTACGAGAACGGCTTCATCACCTACATGCGAACCGACTCGATCACCCTGTCGGAGACGGCGATCACGGCGGCGCGACGGCAGGCGGCGTCGCTGTTCGGCGCCGAGTACGTGCCGGACAAGCCGCGCGTCTACACGTCCAAGGTGAAGAACGCGCAGGAGGCGCACGAGGCGATCCGCCCGGCGGGCGAGACGTTCCGCACGCCCGCGGAGACGGGCCTGTCCGGCGACCAGTTCCGCCTGTACGAGCTGATCTGGAAGCGGACGATCGCGTCGCAGATGAAGGACGCCGTCGGCCAGTCGGTGTCGATCCGGGTCACCGGGACGTCGACGCGGAACGAGCGCGCGGAGTTCGGCGCGACCGGCAAGACGATCACGTTCCACGGGTTCCTCAAGGCCTACGTGGAGAGCGCCGACGACCCGTCCACGGACCGGGACGACCAGGAGCGGCGGCTGCCGAACCTGGCCGAGGGCGACCCGCTGACCGCGACCGCGGTCGACGCGGAGGGCCACTCGACCCGCCCGCCGGCCCGCTACACCGAGGCCAGCCTGGTCAAGGAGCTGGAGGAGCGGGAGATCGGGCGGCCGTCGACCTACGCCTCGATCATCGGAACGATCCTGGCGCGCGAGTACGTGTTCAAGAAGGGCACGGCGCTCGTCCCGTCGTTCCTGGCGTTCGCCGTGGTGAACCTGCTGGAGCAGCACTTCGGCAACCTGGTCGACTACGACTTCACCGCCCACATGGAGGACGGTCTCGACGAGATCGCACGCGGCGAGGCCGAGCGGGTCCGCTGGCTGACCCGGTTCTACTTCGGCGACTCCGGTGAGGAGGGCCTGAAGGAGCTGGTCGGCGACATCGGCGACATCGACGCCAAGGGGATCAGCTCGTTCCCGATCAAGGGCACCGACATCATGGTGCGGGTCGGCCGGTACGGGCCGTACCTCGACCGGGACGGCGAGCGCGTCAACATCCCCGAGGACATCGCGCCGGACGAGCTGACCGCCGAGAAGGCCGAGGAGCTGTTCGCGCAGCCGTCGGGCGACCGGGAGCTCGGCGCCGATCCCGAGACCGGCCACACGATCGTCGCCAAGTCGGGGCGGTTCGGTCCCTACGTCACCGAGATCCTGCCCGAGCCGGCGCCGCCGGCCGACGGCAAGAAGCGGACGAAGAAGGCCGACACCCCCAAGCCGCGCACGTCGTCGCTGTTCAAGTCGATGTCGCTCGACACGATCACGCTCGACGACGCGCTGAAGCTGCTGTCGCTGCCGCGCACGCTGGGCGAGCTGGACGGCGAGCCGGTGACCGCGCAGAACGGCCGGTTCGGCCCGTACATCAAGAGGGGCTCCGACAGCCGGTCGCTCGGCTCGGAGGACGAGCTGTTCACGGTCACGCTGGAGCGGGCGAAGGAGCTGCTGGCGCAGCCCAAGCAGCGCGGGCGCCGCGCCGCGGCCGCGGCGCCGCTCCGCGAGCTGGGCAAGGACCCGGCGAGCGGGGAGCCGGTCGTGGTGAAGGAGGGCCGGTTCGGCCCGTACGTCACCGACGGCGAGACGAACGCCAGCCTGCGCAAGGGCGACGAGGTCGAGTCGATCACGATCCAGCGCGCCGCGGAGCTGCTCGCGGAGCGCCGGGAGAAGGTCGCCGCGGGCGGCGGGAAGAAGAAGGCGGCGCCGCGCCGTCGAACCTCCGCAAAGTCCGGTTCATAG
- a CDS encoding M20/M25/M40 family metallo-hydrolase, with amino-acid sequence MINVVRQPTAEDEVVRLCQELIRIDTSNPGDHSGPGERVAAEYVAEKLEEVGLETRIFESHPGRASLVARIEGEDPGRDALLLHGHLDVVPARKEDWTRDPFGGEIADGCVWGRGAVDMKDMDAMMLAVVRQRLREGRRPPRDVVLAFLADEEAGGKWGAHWLVREHPELFEGCTEAVGEVGGFSLTVPGDRRMYLIETAEKGIAWMNLTATGTAGHGSMVHPDNAVTAVAAAVARLGAHEFPVRLTKSVRAFLERACMAYGVEFDPEHPEKCLEEIGPLARMIGATLRNTLNPTRLDAGYKANVIPQTATAQVDGRFLPGHETEFFAVVDELLGPDVQRDFVHHDHAVETDYEGALVAAMEAALTSEDGGALPVPYCLSGGTDAKAFSTLGMRCFGFAPLRLPPELDFSGMFHGVDERVPVEGLRFGVRVLDKFLDRS; translated from the coding sequence GTGATCAATGTGGTTCGGCAGCCGACCGCCGAGGACGAGGTCGTCCGGCTCTGCCAGGAGCTGATCCGGATCGACACCAGCAACCCGGGCGATCATTCGGGGCCGGGGGAGCGGGTGGCGGCGGAGTACGTCGCGGAGAAGCTCGAGGAGGTCGGGCTGGAGACCCGGATCTTCGAGTCGCACCCGGGGCGGGCCAGCCTGGTCGCGCGGATCGAGGGGGAGGATCCGGGGCGGGACGCCCTGCTCCTGCACGGGCATCTCGACGTGGTGCCGGCGCGCAAGGAGGACTGGACGCGCGACCCGTTCGGCGGGGAGATCGCCGACGGGTGCGTCTGGGGGCGCGGGGCCGTGGACATGAAGGACATGGACGCGATGATGCTCGCGGTGGTGCGGCAGCGCCTGCGGGAGGGGCGCAGGCCGCCGCGGGACGTGGTGCTCGCCTTCCTGGCCGATGAGGAGGCCGGGGGGAAGTGGGGCGCGCACTGGCTGGTGCGCGAGCATCCCGAGCTGTTCGAGGGGTGCACCGAGGCCGTGGGGGAGGTCGGCGGGTTCAGCCTGACGGTGCCCGGGGACCGGCGGATGTACCTCATCGAGACGGCGGAGAAGGGCATCGCGTGGATGAACCTGACCGCCACGGGGACGGCCGGGCACGGGTCGATGGTGCATCCGGACAACGCGGTCACGGCGGTGGCGGCGGCGGTCGCGCGGCTGGGGGCGCACGAGTTCCCGGTGCGGCTGACGAAGTCGGTGCGGGCGTTCCTGGAGCGGGCCTGCATGGCGTACGGCGTCGAGTTCGATCCGGAACATCCCGAGAAGTGCCTTGAGGAGATCGGGCCGCTCGCGCGAATGATCGGCGCGACGCTGCGGAACACGCTCAATCCGACGCGGCTGGACGCCGGTTACAAGGCGAATGTGATTCCGCAGACCGCCACGGCCCAGGTGGACGGACGCTTCCTTCCCGGGCATGAAACGGAATTCTTCGCCGTAGTGGACGAACTTCTCGGTCCGGACGTCCAGCGGGATTTCGTGCACCATGACCACGCGGTCGAGACGGACTACGAGGGTGCGCTCGTCGCGGCGATGGAGGCGGCTCTGACCTCGGAGGACGGGGGCGCGCTGCCGGTTCCGTACTGCCTGAGCGGTGGGACGGACGCCAAGGCGTTCTCCACGCTGGGCATGCGCTGTTTCGGTTTCGCGCCGCTGAGATTGCCTCCAGAGTTGGACTTTTCCGGAATGTTCCATGGGGTGGACGAGCGCGTTCCCGTGGAGGGTCTGCGCTTCGGCGTCAGGGTTCTCGACAAATTCCTTGATCGCTCTTGA
- the tmk gene encoding dTMP kinase — translation MTRTGAPRPHPAASPPSGVSSLSSIGPFRRLRIALALSSAAQWIGVPALTAMAAMLTRGDGAAAQAQAIGGTLALMLLPAVVLPPVAGLLAARVDRRLMLIIADVLRLAVVVTVPLVHALPWTLAAAFLVSCLSLLWVPAARASLPALVPAEESRPAARRAATRVLYGPAPAAALLFAVLALVANGTLGAGSRADLAVYVTAGLFLVSAAVVAMAGEIPAIEPVAAESPLKLIFQGPGSAAARGVGLAIAAASVTAGAVVAVARVHAGELGGGDAGYGSVLTALTVGLGFGLFLGPRVLVPFSRRRLLGLAVVAAALALVVLALVQNLVVVVFATAFLGVFAGAAWSTAKAAAHDPEAPEDARPAAYLRSVALVTALLSFAVVPLIAAAAGSHRLDLGGGVYDAYGTGVALLVAAFLALAAGLLAYRRLDDRRGVPLVPDLRAALHGEIYTPPEEAAAAPQPVHRNRGVFIAFEGGEGAGKTTQARLAAIWLRDHGYDVVTTHEPGATKIGMRLRAMLLDRDTTGLSDRAETLLYAADRADHVANVIKPAVDRGVIVVSDRYVDSSLAYQGFGRGLPVEDIARVNAWATGGLAPDLTVLLEIPPEAGLGRLPAPADRIESESREFHERVREGFRALAEADPDRYLVLDASRPQGELSREIQYRIREILPDPVPLGTEDATSTFPVITDF, via the coding sequence ATGACCAGAACGGGCGCACCCCGGCCGCACCCCGCAGCGTCACCGCCGTCGGGCGTTTCGTCGCTTTCGTCGATCGGGCCGTTCCGGCGGCTCCGGATCGCGCTGGCGCTGTCCAGCGCCGCCCAGTGGATCGGCGTGCCCGCGCTGACCGCCATGGCGGCGATGCTGACGCGCGGCGACGGCGCCGCCGCGCAGGCGCAGGCGATCGGCGGCACGCTGGCGCTGATGCTGCTGCCCGCGGTGGTGCTCCCGCCGGTCGCCGGGCTGCTCGCGGCCCGCGTCGACCGCCGGCTGATGCTGATCATCGCGGACGTGCTGCGGCTGGCGGTGGTCGTGACGGTCCCGCTCGTGCACGCGCTGCCGTGGACGCTCGCCGCCGCGTTCCTCGTCTCGTGCCTGAGCCTGCTGTGGGTTCCGGCGGCGCGCGCGTCCCTGCCGGCCCTCGTCCCGGCCGAGGAGTCGCGGCCCGCCGCGCGCCGCGCCGCGACCCGCGTGCTCTACGGCCCGGCGCCCGCCGCCGCGCTGCTGTTCGCCGTCCTGGCGCTGGTCGCGAACGGGACGCTCGGCGCCGGTTCCCGCGCCGATCTCGCGGTGTACGTGACGGCGGGCCTGTTCCTCGTGTCGGCCGCCGTCGTGGCGATGGCCGGCGAGATTCCGGCGATCGAGCCGGTCGCGGCGGAGTCGCCGCTGAAACTGATCTTCCAGGGCCCGGGGTCGGCCGCCGCGCGCGGCGTCGGCCTGGCGATCGCGGCGGCGTCGGTCACGGCGGGCGCGGTCGTGGCGGTGGCCCGCGTCCACGCGGGCGAGCTCGGCGGCGGGGACGCCGGGTACGGCTCCGTCCTGACCGCGCTCACGGTGGGGCTCGGTTTCGGGCTGTTCCTCGGACCGCGCGTGCTCGTCCCGTTCAGCCGCCGCCGGCTCCTCGGCCTCGCGGTGGTCGCCGCCGCGCTGGCGCTGGTCGTGCTCGCCCTCGTCCAGAACCTCGTCGTCGTGGTGTTCGCGACGGCGTTCCTCGGCGTCTTCGCCGGGGCCGCGTGGTCGACCGCGAAGGCGGCGGCGCACGACCCCGAGGCGCCGGAGGACGCGCGCCCGGCGGCGTACCTGCGGTCGGTCGCGCTCGTCACCGCGCTGCTCTCGTTCGCCGTCGTCCCGCTGATCGCGGCGGCGGCCGGGTCGCACCGCCTCGACCTCGGCGGCGGCGTCTACGACGCCTACGGAACGGGCGTCGCCCTGCTGGTCGCGGCCTTCCTCGCCCTGGCGGCGGGGCTGCTGGCGTACCGGCGGCTGGACGACCGGCGCGGCGTCCCGCTCGTCCCCGACCTGCGCGCCGCCCTGCACGGTGAGATCTACACGCCGCCGGAGGAGGCCGCCGCCGCCCCGCAGCCCGTCCACCGCAACCGCGGCGTGTTCATCGCCTTCGAGGGCGGCGAGGGCGCGGGCAAGACGACGCAGGCGCGGCTCGCCGCGATCTGGCTCCGCGACCACGGCTACGACGTGGTGACCACGCACGAGCCGGGCGCCACCAAGATCGGGATGCGGCTGCGTGCGATGCTGCTGGACCGCGACACCACCGGCCTGTCCGACCGTGCCGAGACCCTGCTGTACGCCGCCGACCGCGCCGACCACGTCGCCAACGTGATCAAGCCGGCGGTGGACCGCGGCGTGATCGTGGTGAGCGACCGCTACGTCGACTCGTCCCTGGCCTACCAGGGCTTCGGGCGGGGCCTCCCGGTGGAGGACATCGCCCGCGTGAACGCCTGGGCGACCGGTGGCCTCGCCCCCGACCTGACCGTCCTGCTGGAGATTCCGCCGGAGGCGGGCCTCGGGCGGCTGCCGGCGCCCGCCGACCGCATCGAGTCGGAGTCGCGGGAGTTCCACGAGCGGGTCCGCGAGGGCTTCCGCGCCCTCGCCGAGGCCGACCCGGACCGCTACCTGGTCCTGGACGCGAGCCGGCCGCAGGGCGAGCTGAGCCGGGAGATCCAGTACCGCATCCGGGAGATCCTGCCCGACCCCGTCCCGCTCGGCACCGAGGACGCCACGAGCACGTTCCCGGTCATCACCGACTTCTGA